TTTTACGGGAAGATCAAGGAGCAGAGACGCACACAATGCAGCCACTGAAACAAGAGTTTGGCATTAACTTTTGGCAATGTCTAAATTTTCCTGACCATCTCAAAAAGCAGTTTTCTAGTGTTCAGCTGGGTGTAGTTTTCAGCAAAGGTGAATCAATGAAGTTAGACAACAGGGCACAGATCTGCCACACTTTGTTGAGTTGTTTCAGCCATACTGTTTGGGAAAATCTGTGATAGTATTCTGAAGGTTTTCACCCTCCTGATGACTCTCTCAACGTGTATTCGCACGCTTGCGATTCGtcttgtttcctcttcgtcttttTCTGACAGCTGCGGCCGTCCACCCATAAAAGGAGGAATGTTGAGAcctaacgaacgtgtcttacattCATCTGCAATAGTGAATCCCCTATCGGCCATGATGCTGCGCCCAGGAGTGAATTTATCTAAGATTCCACAGTGATTGGTCAAGGCCTTGTCCGACAACGGCCAGGTGCGAGGTCCGAGACAAATGTCACAAATCCGTTGGGGCTGCAACAATCAGTCCCTTGGCGGTATTGTGCTTCTTGTACAACGAATACGTCTCACTTTGAACGCGAAAAGATGACGGCGTTTCAATGAAGATCTCTGTGCAGTCGAGGATACCGTCCACGGTGTTGAATCCCTTGGAAAGGAAGGCTTGTGGGCGATACTTGTCACACAGATCTGGTGGCATCCATGTGGGCACCTGCAtcatgcgataaaaaaaaaaagcttcttcatTCCACAGAACCATGTTTGTGTGGACAACACCATGGCAAAATATAAAGCATCAAAAGTACTCAATGTGAGAAGCGACAACATGCAACTTTCCCGAACTGCTGCTCTTGTGAACAGAGCTCGGAAAGTCAGTCAACATTTTCATTTTGAAGCAGTGCAACAAATAGGCACAGAGAAGTGAAGGCACGAGTGCCGACACTTGTACAATAAACTCACAGGGTTACTTACGGTTCAAGTATCACTGTGCATACTTGAATACAAATGATGCTTATTGTTTATGGCGTTTTTGCAATAAGCTTTGTTTCCCAAATAATTAGTATATTGGCACATATCCATTTCGTATATAATTTTGTAAAATTTTTCATTAACGCTTCAGTTAAGAGAGGACTGGTGTCATCCCTTCTTTATACATTTGTGGTCCGCCTCGGCGGtacagtggctatggtgctcggcagctgaccaaaggtcgcgggttcgatcccggccgcgacggtcgcacttcggtggaggcgaaatggttgaggcctgtgtactgtgtgatgtcagtgcatgttaaagaacaccagatggtcaaaatttctggaaccctctactacggtctctcataaccatatcgtggttttgggacgtaaaaccccagatattattattattattattattgtacattTGTGACACTGCTACATCATTACACTTGCATGATTACATCCTTATTTTCAGTTGACGTTGTGCATAAACTTGTTTGCGGTGTCACGTTTTTATTTATTAAACTTATTTACATTGAGGAAAGAAATACTCTACTGCATCGCAGCACAAAAATAATGACTTACATGAACCAATATGACAGCAAAAGCTCACAAGTAACGCCCTTCCCACAATTGCCAACCAGCCGCTGTGAACGGCATGCATGTTATTCTTAAGTCACATTTTCAATATTTCTGTCCACTGCCATGCAAATGAGACACAAATTATTTTCTGCTGAAAAGAATACAACTAAATCGAGGCGTTCTTCCTACCTTCTTCATGCGATCAGACATATGGATCTATGGAATT
Above is a window of Rhipicephalus sanguineus isolate Rsan-2018 chromosome 3, BIME_Rsan_1.4, whole genome shotgun sequence DNA encoding:
- the LOC119386153 gene encoding uncharacterized protein LOC119386153, which encodes MKGTANEDRKFLLPLKTQLIIVLMRLRLGLDGADLAFRFDVSESTVSRLWVTWLDFLHNKLRQVPTWMPPDLCDKYRPQAFLSKGFNTVDGILDCTEIFIETPSSFRVQSETYSLYKKHNTAKGLIVAAPTDL